One stretch of Schlesneria sp. DSM 10557 DNA includes these proteins:
- a CDS encoding FAD-binding oxidoreductase, which translates to MTTTSTPAEFVPATQAELARFMAENVAGPRKTICPVGGRTALHYGAAATADLNVSLAELTRVIDYPARDMTITVEAGMRIDELQSRLAAERQRLPIDIAQPTRATLGGAIATNTSGSRRFGHGTFRDYVIGISAVDAAGQLFKAGGRVVKNVAGYDICKLLVGSRGTLGIVTQVTLKLRPMPETTALACFGFKSFERVELALQRLLKSDARPVAVDVLNPPATRLISTAARTSAQHAPVTLCLGVEGSKKEVEWQLETLHRELAEGDVQSEERIHEPDAARLWEALTEFPTCADDPLTFQANLLPSKAMEFASRATQLGVAIQVHAGNGIVVGQLPDEAVSIEKTMTILNELRQLARSGRGNLVVLHCDPEWKNRMPMCGDPEPSWGLMQRLKQQLDPHGLLNPGRFVDAVSIPAR; encoded by the coding sequence ATGACAACGACATCCACTCCGGCAGAATTCGTGCCTGCGACACAGGCGGAACTCGCTCGATTCATGGCCGAAAACGTGGCGGGACCTCGAAAAACAATCTGTCCCGTGGGGGGGCGGACGGCACTGCACTACGGAGCGGCGGCGACAGCGGATCTGAATGTCTCGCTCGCCGAACTGACCCGCGTGATCGACTACCCGGCCCGTGATATGACGATCACGGTTGAAGCCGGAATGCGGATTGATGAGCTCCAGTCGCGGCTGGCGGCCGAACGACAGCGGCTTCCGATCGATATCGCTCAGCCGACCCGGGCCACGCTCGGTGGTGCGATCGCGACGAATACCAGTGGCTCGCGCCGGTTTGGACATGGGACGTTTCGCGACTATGTCATCGGTATTTCGGCCGTGGACGCTGCGGGCCAGCTTTTCAAAGCGGGCGGACGGGTTGTCAAAAACGTGGCGGGCTACGACATCTGCAAGTTGCTGGTCGGTTCGCGCGGCACGTTAGGGATTGTGACCCAGGTGACGCTGAAACTGCGTCCCATGCCCGAGACGACCGCCTTGGCCTGTTTCGGCTTCAAGTCATTTGAGCGGGTAGAGCTGGCTCTTCAGCGACTGCTGAAATCGGACGCCCGTCCGGTCGCCGTCGATGTGCTGAATCCTCCCGCCACACGGCTGATCAGTACAGCTGCTCGTACTTCTGCCCAGCATGCTCCCGTCACTCTGTGTCTGGGCGTTGAAGGGTCAAAGAAAGAAGTCGAATGGCAGCTTGAGACCCTTCATCGCGAACTGGCCGAAGGGGATGTCCAGTCGGAAGAGCGGATTCACGAACCGGACGCGGCGCGACTGTGGGAAGCACTGACGGAATTCCCGACGTGCGCTGATGATCCACTCACCTTCCAGGCGAATCTGCTCCCGTCGAAAGCGATGGAATTTGCCAGCCGGGCCACCCAGCTGGGGGTCGCTATTCAGGTTCATGCCGGCAATGGAATCGTGGTCGGTCAGCTTCCCGATGAAGCCGTATCGATTGAAAAGACGATGACCATTCTGAACGAACTGCGACAGCTCGCCCGTTCGGGCCGAGGGAACCTGGTTGTCCTGCACTGCGATCCGGAATGGAAAAATCGGATGCCGATGTGCGGGGATCCCGAGCCGAGCTGGGGGTTGATGCAGCGATTGAAGCAGCAGCTTGATCCGCACGGGCTTCTCAATCCAGGTCGATTCGTCGACGCGGTGTCGATTCCTGCCCGCTGA
- a CDS encoding ATP-dependent DNA helicase RecQ has translation MKPLDVLQQYFGYDSFRPLQEMVIHHVLSHQHALVMMPTGGGKSLCYQIPALIPPSPETSGPTRTPLTLVLSPLIALMKDQVDSLRNRGISATYINSSLNRQERERRYKGVAKGDYQLLYVTPERFRKEEFLQALQQRRVHLLAVDEAHCISEWGHDFRPDYTRLAEFRERLGNPTTIALTATATPEVQQDIVRQLGLSPDEIKTFDAGIERPNLTLAVNEVWGEDEKIDRILHIRQQHSHTPGSGIIYFTLIRSLERFSERLQSLKVPHVCYHGDLERNYRRKIQNEFMEGRCPLVLATPAFGMGIDKNDIRFVIHAEVPGSMEAWYQEIGRAGRDGLPADCVLLYEESDLLTQMEFLRWSNPDAEFYQRVYDLLVHNEEQISAFGLEWMREKLHARQKHDHRLETVLGMLERYGVIEGTWDPMQITVLGPLAPELRDEQRLADKLRRDQQKLLALVQFIRSEGDRKSYLNDYFGITPHD, from the coding sequence ATGAAGCCTCTCGACGTCTTGCAGCAGTATTTCGGTTATGACTCGTTCCGCCCCTTGCAGGAAATGGTGATTCACCACGTCCTGAGCCACCAGCATGCCCTGGTGATGATGCCGACCGGGGGTGGCAAATCATTGTGCTATCAGATTCCCGCGCTGATTCCGCCTTCCCCCGAAACGAGTGGTCCGACACGGACACCCCTGACACTCGTCCTGTCACCGCTGATTGCGTTGATGAAGGACCAGGTCGATTCACTGCGGAACCGTGGAATCTCCGCCACCTATATCAACTCGTCGCTCAATCGGCAGGAACGCGAACGGCGCTACAAGGGGGTCGCAAAAGGAGATTACCAACTGCTGTACGTCACGCCCGAGCGATTTCGAAAAGAGGAGTTCCTGCAGGCGCTCCAGCAACGCCGGGTCCATTTGCTGGCCGTGGATGAAGCCCATTGCATCAGTGAATGGGGACACGATTTCCGTCCCGACTACACCCGGTTGGCCGAGTTCCGCGAGCGACTCGGGAATCCGACGACGATCGCCCTGACGGCAACCGCAACTCCGGAAGTGCAGCAGGATATCGTCCGGCAACTCGGCCTTTCGCCCGACGAAATCAAAACCTTCGACGCCGGAATTGAGCGTCCTAACCTGACCCTCGCGGTGAACGAGGTTTGGGGCGAAGACGAAAAAATCGACCGGATCCTGCACATTCGGCAGCAACATTCTCATACCCCCGGCAGCGGGATCATCTATTTCACCCTGATCCGGTCACTGGAACGCTTCAGTGAACGCCTGCAATCGCTCAAGGTCCCGCACGTCTGCTACCACGGCGATCTGGAACGGAACTACCGTCGCAAGATTCAGAACGAGTTCATGGAGGGGCGTTGTCCCCTGGTTCTCGCCACACCCGCCTTCGGCATGGGGATCGACAAAAACGATATTCGGTTTGTCATTCACGCCGAGGTTCCCGGCTCGATGGAGGCCTGGTATCAGGAAATTGGACGGGCTGGACGTGACGGTCTGCCGGCAGACTGCGTCCTGCTTTACGAAGAATCCGATCTGCTGACACAGATGGAGTTTCTTCGATGGAGCAATCCGGACGCCGAGTTCTATCAGCGAGTGTACGATCTGCTGGTCCACAACGAAGAACAAATCTCGGCGTTTGGTCTGGAATGGATGCGGGAAAAGCTGCATGCCCGCCAGAAACATGACCACCGGTTGGAAACAGTCCTCGGCATGCTCGAACGGTATGGCGTCATCGAAGGGACCTGGGATCCGATGCAGATCACCGTTCTCGGTCCGCTGGCTCCCGAGTTACGCGATGAACAGCGGCTGGCAGACAAACTCCGTCGTGACCAGCAGAAGCTGCTCGCGCTGGTCCAGTTCATCCGTAGCGAGGGGGATCGGAAGTCGTACCTCAACGACTACTTCGGGATCACCCCTCACGACTGA